A window of Gasterosteus aculeatus chromosome 9, fGasAcu3.hap1.1, whole genome shotgun sequence contains these coding sequences:
- the myoz2b gene encoding myozenin-2b yields MSQFCTMPTGERKKRAAAICQEVHGTNGYVMDLGKKLSTPKDIMLEELSLLSNRGSRLFKMRQRRSEKYTFESIQNEANTQLNNDILALNAHTVEIKVDPPTDGNTTNPEIIVSDTTAEKFTATAMPKSYHSPWDQAILSDPDLAETLKLTMSGPDPQPDPPEYKSFNRVATPFGGFDKAPRGITFKLPELDLNPPRYHELQEPGVKRPTFNRMAQGWISEGAPLIMPTVTVEAVNIPESDDL; encoded by the exons ATGTCACAATTCTGTACAATGCCaactggagagagaaagaagcgcGCTGCAGCTATTTGCCAGGAGGTCCACGGCACCAACG gGTACGTAATGGATCTCGGAAAGAAGCTCAGCACTCCCAAAGACATAATGTTGGAGGAGCTGTCGTTGCTTTCCAACCGAGGGTCTCGGCTTTTCAAAATGCGCCAGAGGAGATctgaaaaatatacatttgaaaGTATACAAAATGAGGCAAACACACAGCTGAAT AATGATATTTTAGCTTTGAACGCACACACTGTGGAAATTAAAGTGGACCCACCGACCGATGGAAATACAACTAATCCAGAAATCATTGTATCAG ACACAACTGCAGAGAAGTTTACAGCTACAGCGATGCCCAAGTCCTACCACTCCCCGTGGGATCAGGCCATCCTCAGTGACCCCGACCTCGCCGAAACCCTCAAACTGACGATGTCAGGACCAGACCCGCAACCGGACCCTCCCGAGTACAAAAGCTTTAACCG GGTCGCCACTCCTTTTGGTGGCTTTGACAAAGCTCCCAGAGGAATCACATTCAAgctccccgagctggacctgaACCCGCCCAGGTACCACGAGCTGCAGGAGCCCGGAGTGAAAAGACCCACCTTTAATCGGATGGCCCAAGGGTGGATATCTGAGGGCGCTCCTCTGATCATGCCCACTGTGACCGTGGAGGCCGTTAACATCCCGGAGTCCGATGACCTGTAG